A DNA window from Niabella yanshanensis contains the following coding sequences:
- a CDS encoding 3-keto-disaccharide hydrolase → MKFKQLLNPVIWISLLFVSNAFSALAQKNKTINLLSKENASQWRGYGAKTLPPGWILSNNMLWVDNDKVNEKVNDVSYKGSRDIIFPGQEFEYFELTIDWKIGKGGNSGIFYHVKEGHGGPSSISPEYQLIDDENYAQMHSNLKDYNAQFGAKNPEQLQDWQKTGADYAMHPADESKKVLHPAGQWNTTKIVVAPGRIEHWLNGVKIVSFDPDSQDWQARKQAGKWAKSADYGKFKTGYIGLQYHGSSLWFRNIKVKPLK, encoded by the coding sequence ATGAAATTTAAACAACTCTTAAATCCTGTAATATGGATTTCTCTTCTTTTTGTAAGTAATGCTTTTAGTGCGCTCGCGCAAAAAAACAAAACCATCAATTTGCTGAGCAAAGAAAATGCTTCCCAATGGAGGGGCTACGGGGCCAAAACATTACCTCCGGGTTGGATACTAAGCAATAATATGCTTTGGGTGGACAACGACAAGGTCAACGAAAAAGTAAATGATGTTTCTTATAAAGGCAGCCGTGACATCATTTTTCCCGGGCAGGAATTTGAATATTTTGAACTGACGATAGATTGGAAAATAGGAAAAGGAGGCAACAGTGGTATTTTTTATCATGTAAAAGAAGGACATGGCGGTCCATCCAGCATTTCGCCCGAATACCAGCTTATCGATGATGAAAATTATGCACAAATGCATAGTAATTTAAAGGATTATAACGCCCAGTTTGGCGCAAAAAATCCTGAACAATTACAGGATTGGCAAAAGACCGGCGCCGATTATGCCATGCACCCCGCAGATGAGAGCAAAAAAGTATTGCATCCCGCCGGCCAATGGAATACTACAAAAATCGTTGTGGCGCCCGGCCGCATTGAACATTGGTTAAATGGCGTTAAAATTGTAAGCTTTGATCCTGATTCTCAAGATTGGCAGGCCCGCAAACAGGCCGGCAAATGGGCTAAAAGCGCTGATTACGGCAAATTTAAAACGGGATATATAGGCCTGCAATATCATGGCAGCTCTTTATGGTTCAGAAACATAAAAGTAAAACCACTTAAATAA
- the dtd gene encoding D-aminoacyl-tRNA deacylase encodes MKVVIQRVLQASVTIDKAVHSAIHTGLMILLGIEDQDSDEDVRWLSQKITQLRIFDDAEGVMNLSVKDVDGDILLVSQFTLYASTKKGNRPSYIKASKPPVAVPLYEQMIGQLQQDLGKTIQTGIFGADMQVQLVNDGPVTIIIDTKNKE; translated from the coding sequence ATGAAAGTGGTGATTCAACGGGTGCTGCAGGCCTCGGTAACGATCGATAAAGCTGTACATTCGGCTATTCATACAGGTCTGATGATATTGCTGGGTATTGAAGATCAGGATAGTGATGAGGATGTTCGCTGGCTGAGCCAGAAAATAACGCAGTTAAGGATTTTTGATGATGCTGAAGGGGTGATGAACTTATCTGTAAAGGATGTGGACGGCGATATATTACTCGTGAGCCAGTTTACCCTGTATGCCTCAACAAAAAAAGGTAACCGGCCTTCCTATATTAAGGCAAGTAAGCCGCCTGTAGCGGTTCCGCTATATGAGCAAATGATCGGTCAACTGCAACAGGACCTGGGAAAAACCATTCAAACAGGTATATTCGGCGCAGATATGCAGGTACAGCTGGTTAACGATGGCCCGGTAACTATTATTATTGACACCAAGAATAAAGAATAA
- a CDS encoding nucleotide pyrophosphohydrolase: MTINEAQQQVDEWIRTVGVKYFGELTNMAILTEEVGELSKHMARIYGEQSYKNGKVYTREEQTQMLADEMADVLWVVLCLANQTGINLTEALRKNFDKKTIRDAERHVNNVKLK, from the coding sequence ATGACAATCAACGAAGCGCAACAACAGGTAGATGAATGGATCAGGACGGTAGGGGTTAAATATTTTGGCGAGCTTACTAATATGGCGATTCTCACGGAAGAAGTAGGTGAATTGTCAAAGCATATGGCCCGCATTTATGGCGAACAATCTTATAAGAATGGTAAAGTTTATACCCGGGAAGAACAAACGCAAATGCTTGCTGATGAAATGGCCGATGTTTTGTGGGTAGTACTTTGTCTCGCCAATCAAACAGGTATCAACCTCACAGAGGCGTTGAGAAAAAATTTTGATAAGAAAACTATACGGGATGCAGAAAGGCATGTCAATAATGTAAAACTGAAGTAG
- a CDS encoding YihY/virulence factor BrkB family protein, with the protein MKKTWIIIKQSVEEIFDMRIFKLSAALAYYTIFSIPGLLIVVLWIADVFSGHDANIKSSLYSQISELVGRSASRQIEATITNASAFPDKSFSTIVGLGTLIFGATSIFAEIQDSINVIWRLKTKPKKGRGWLKLIIDRLLSFSVVISLGFLLLVSLLVNGLMDIFIDQLTKSIPETQVTIAYLSNLGITFLITSFLFGLIFKVLPDARIRWKAVRAGAFVTAILFMLGKFLISYYLGHNKMTSAYGAAGSIIVILLWVYYSAVILYFGAAFTRVFAIHNDMNIYPNQYAVWVEQVEVEHEDSIQNLHNDKVVAAHEHDVIKEIDPNTGQEKKG; encoded by the coding sequence ATGAAGAAAACCTGGATCATCATCAAGCAGTCAGTCGAAGAAATTTTCGACATGCGCATTTTTAAGTTAAGTGCAGCATTAGCGTACTATACCATTTTTTCTATACCAGGTTTACTGATTGTGGTGTTGTGGATAGCAGATGTATTTTCAGGCCATGATGCGAATATTAAGTCCAGTTTATACAGCCAGATATCAGAATTGGTGGGACGCAGTGCATCCCGGCAAATAGAAGCTACTATTACCAATGCCTCAGCCTTCCCGGATAAAAGCTTTTCAACGATCGTAGGTTTAGGTACACTCATTTTCGGTGCGACCAGCATTTTTGCCGAGATACAGGACTCTATAAATGTGATATGGCGGTTGAAAACAAAGCCTAAGAAAGGCAGGGGCTGGCTAAAGTTAATCATCGACCGATTGTTGTCTTTTTCTGTGGTTATCTCGCTGGGGTTTCTATTGCTGGTGTCCTTATTGGTTAACGGCCTGATGGATATTTTTATTGATCAGTTGACAAAGAGCATTCCTGAAACACAGGTTACCATTGCCTATTTGTCTAACCTGGGTATTACTTTTCTGATTACCTCTTTTTTATTCGGACTTATTTTTAAAGTGTTACCGGATGCCCGTATCCGTTGGAAAGCCGTTCGGGCCGGTGCTTTTGTAACAGCTATACTTTTTATGCTTGGCAAATTTTTAATAAGCTATTACCTGGGCCATAATAAGATGACTTCAGCTTATGGTGCCGCAGGCTCCATAATAGTGATATTGCTTTGGGTTTATTATTCCGCTGTTATACTTTATTTCGGTGCTGCGTTTACAAGAGTATTCGCCATACATAACGATATGAATATCTACCCCAATCAATATGCTGTTTGGGTAGAACAGGTAGAAGTGGAGCATGAAGATTCCATTCAAAACCTGCATAACGATAAAGTGGTGGCTGCCCACGAGCATGATGTTATAAAGGAAATTGACCCCAACACCGGACAAGAGAAGAAAGGATAA
- a CDS encoding TetR/AcrR family transcriptional regulator, whose translation MKRKTHQGKIYDKEKTKQKLIKAVGSILIKEGFQNIKVNRIEAVSGVSKKLIYRYFGGLEGLIKEYLEQRDFWNLQIKQMEGGAYDVTTPLEKEEIITILEDDFHYFEKSPEMQKIILWGISEKNKTLRAIANNREKFGEPVFKKADLTFKNSDIDFRAVSGTIVAAIYYMVLHGKTLGTTVCEIDITKKEGRERYLNTFKKIIDLCYEKTGHKK comes from the coding sequence ATGAAAAGGAAAACGCATCAGGGGAAAATATACGACAAGGAAAAAACCAAGCAAAAACTGATCAAAGCGGTAGGAAGTATATTGATTAAAGAAGGCTTTCAAAATATTAAGGTCAACCGCATTGAAGCAGTGTCGGGTGTATCTAAAAAATTGATTTACCGTTATTTTGGGGGATTGGAAGGGTTGATTAAAGAATATCTGGAACAACGGGATTTCTGGAATTTACAGATCAAACAAATGGAGGGTGGAGCGTACGACGTGACCACCCCCCTTGAAAAAGAGGAGATAATCACCATCCTGGAAGACGATTTTCATTATTTTGAGAAGTCGCCGGAAATGCAAAAGATCATCCTTTGGGGCATTAGCGAAAAAAACAAAACGCTTAGGGCAATTGCCAACAATCGTGAAAAATTTGGAGAACCTGTTTTTAAAAAGGCGGATCTTACTTTTAAAAACAGCGATATTGACTTCAGGGCTGTTTCAGGAACTATTGTAGCAGCCATTTATTACATGGTCCTGCATGGTAAAACGCTGGGCACTACCGTCTGCGAAATAGACATCACTAAAAAAGAAGGCCGGGAACGGTATTTAAACACGTTTAAAAAGATAATAGATCTGTGTTACGAAAAGACCGGGCATAAAAAATAA
- a CDS encoding NAD(P)/FAD-dependent oxidoreductase has product MQKTIQLKLSPREASDRTFIQQQIAASENIDLASVTGFTILKHSIDARSRQPWFNLKVNAFINEPYQQRELQSFSFKDVNKADKKVIVIGAGPAGLFAALQLIENGIQPIVLERGKDVKSRRRDLAAMNKEGIVNAESNYCFGEGGAGTYSDGKLYTRSNKRGDIDRILNLFVRFGAEEKILYEAHPHIGTNKLPKIITAMRDQIIDCGGKVLFDQKVVDFIIESHTLKGVITQDGSRLEAEATILATGHSARDIFHLLHKKNILIEAKPFALGVRAEHPQSLIDTAQYKCDTRGEYLPPASYSLVQQVHNIGVFSFCMCPGGIIAPAATAPNEIVVNGWSPSKRNNPYANSGIVVQVQLADVIKNSKSSDTDPLALLNFQQEVEHKAFQLGGGALKAPAQRMVDFCTNKVSSNLPDCSYLPGISSANLGEVLPSFINRALQKAFVEFGKKMKGYYTNDAVLVATESRTSSPVRVPRDTITLEHPQVKNLYPCGEGAGYAGGIVSAAMDGERVARNITQKMVTG; this is encoded by the coding sequence ATGCAGAAAACTATTCAACTCAAATTATCCCCCCGGGAGGCATCAGATCGTACTTTTATTCAGCAGCAGATAGCCGCCAGCGAAAATATCGATCTGGCCAGCGTTACCGGCTTCACCATTCTAAAGCATTCGATTGATGCCCGTTCCAGGCAGCCCTGGTTCAATTTAAAAGTAAACGCTTTTATTAATGAGCCTTACCAGCAACGGGAGCTGCAATCCTTCTCCTTTAAAGACGTCAATAAAGCAGATAAGAAGGTGATTGTAATTGGTGCCGGCCCCGCCGGTTTATTTGCAGCACTTCAATTAATTGAGAATGGGATACAACCTATTGTATTGGAACGCGGTAAGGACGTAAAATCCCGCAGGCGCGACCTTGCTGCGATGAACAAGGAAGGAATCGTGAACGCCGAAAGTAATTATTGTTTCGGAGAAGGTGGTGCCGGAACTTATAGTGATGGGAAGCTGTACACCAGAAGCAATAAAAGAGGCGATATAGACAGAATACTTAATCTTTTTGTAAGGTTTGGAGCGGAAGAAAAGATACTCTATGAAGCACATCCGCATATTGGCACCAATAAATTACCCAAGATCATCACGGCTATGCGGGATCAGATCATCGACTGCGGGGGCAAGGTGTTGTTTGATCAAAAAGTAGTTGACTTCATTATCGAAAGCCATACGCTAAAAGGTGTCATAACACAGGATGGAAGCCGGCTGGAAGCCGAAGCAACTATTCTGGCTACGGGTCATTCTGCCCGTGATATCTTTCATCTGCTTCACAAGAAAAATATTCTGATAGAAGCGAAGCCTTTTGCTTTGGGAGTTCGGGCAGAGCATCCTCAAAGCCTGATTGATACAGCACAATATAAATGTGATACCAGGGGCGAATATTTACCCCCTGCGTCTTACAGCCTGGTACAACAGGTGCATAACATTGGCGTATTCAGTTTTTGTATGTGCCCGGGCGGCATCATTGCCCCTGCTGCTACGGCACCAAACGAAATTGTAGTTAATGGATGGTCTCCTTCCAAAAGAAATAACCCTTACGCTAATTCCGGCATAGTAGTTCAGGTACAATTAGCAGATGTGATTAAAAATTCGAAATCTTCTGATACTGACCCGCTTGCTTTGTTGAATTTCCAGCAGGAAGTGGAGCATAAAGCATTTCAGTTGGGCGGAGGCGCACTAAAGGCACCCGCACAGCGCATGGTGGATTTTTGCACCAACAAGGTCTCATCTAACCTACCTGATTGTTCTTATTTGCCGGGGATCAGCAGCGCCAACCTGGGTGAAGTATTACCATCTTTTATAAATAGAGCATTACAAAAAGCCTTTGTTGAATTTGGTAAAAAGATGAAAGGATATTATACCAACGACGCTGTATTGGTAGCCACCGAATCACGCACTTCCTCGCCGGTAAGGGTACCAAGAGATACAATAACCTTAGAGCATCCGCAGGTTAAAAACCTCTATCCCTGTGGCGAAGGAGCGGGTTATGCAGGAGGTATTGTAAGTGCTGCCATGGATGGAGAACGGGTGGCAAGGAATATCACTCAAAAAATGGTTACTGGTTAA
- a CDS encoding DUF3298 and DUF4163 domain-containing protein: MYNRTFIGCLLLLTIFACKNKDKKPADNGTSLRDSIPKTQNLTDTYFFKTLEGTIAGKAVVMNMVKAGNRVDANYYYIEQGQSIFLSRNWEKTTGDSIYLIEITNITSGKSPALSMAIAVDGIKGTWTSGDEKTTYPIDLKESSIQPSVNLIAVGAVDSAQYLKFKKDTPTLKTAVCIIATPDKNQGWLNEKVKNFLGDQKKNSRDLSMQQIVDAQVRQVVDGYEAEVDSSIVGVADDGPHYFLNREYEALGNVLFNQNGYLVLSMYSYAYTGGAHGNYGTRMYCFDVTAQKQLSLQDLLSIDSTTMQRLVEQHYRKQYAVPSSAPLSSRLFVKKLEPNNNFYFSPKGLGFSYSPYEIASYADGEIKVWIPFADLKPYLNAAFAKRMSL; encoded by the coding sequence ATGTATAACCGGACTTTTATCGGCTGTCTTTTACTGCTGACTATTTTTGCCTGTAAAAACAAAGACAAAAAACCTGCCGACAATGGCACTTCTTTGCGAGATAGTATCCCCAAAACGCAAAACCTGACAGATACTTATTTTTTCAAAACCCTGGAAGGCACTATCGCCGGGAAAGCAGTAGTAATGAATATGGTAAAAGCAGGCAATCGCGTTGATGCCAACTACTATTATATAGAACAGGGGCAATCCATATTTCTTTCCAGGAACTGGGAGAAAACGACTGGTGATAGTATTTATTTAATAGAGATTACCAATATCACTTCAGGCAAGTCTCCGGCTCTGTCTATGGCTATCGCAGTGGACGGCATTAAAGGTACTTGGACCAGTGGCGACGAGAAAACCACTTACCCTATCGACCTGAAAGAATCATCCATTCAACCATCTGTTAACCTGATAGCAGTAGGTGCAGTTGACTCGGCACAGTATCTTAAATTTAAAAAGGACACCCCTACCCTGAAGACGGCAGTGTGTATTATAGCTACCCCTGATAAAAATCAGGGCTGGCTGAATGAAAAAGTAAAAAACTTCCTGGGAGACCAAAAGAAAAATTCTCGTGACTTATCCATGCAGCAAATCGTGGACGCCCAGGTACGACAGGTTGTTGATGGGTATGAAGCCGAAGTGGACAGCAGTATTGTTGGTGTAGCCGATGACGGACCTCATTATTTCCTGAACAGGGAATATGAAGCCCTGGGCAATGTATTGTTTAACCAGAACGGATATTTGGTTTTGAGCATGTATAGCTATGCGTATACAGGAGGCGCCCATGGTAATTATGGTACACGCATGTATTGCTTCGATGTAACGGCTCAAAAACAGTTGTCCTTGCAGGATCTTTTATCGATCGATTCAACAACGATGCAACGACTAGTGGAACAGCATTACCGGAAGCAATATGCAGTACCATCCTCCGCTCCCTTAAGCTCAAGGCTATTCGTGAAAAAACTGGAACCCAATAATAATTTCTATTTTTCGCCCAAAGGGCTTGGCTTTTCGTATAGTCCGTATGAAATTGCATCCTATGCCGATGGAGAAATTAAGGTTTGGATACCTTTTGCCGATCTAAAGCCCTACCTGAATGCAGCATTCGCGAAGCGAATGAGTTTGTAG
- a CDS encoding TonB-dependent receptor has translation MAEDTVFAEGRFENAMTATVVKRRLLEPPTNKATLLHLVNTLPGVRMEERSPGSYRLNMRGSSLRSPFGVRNIKIYWNDIPLTDPGGNTYFNQLAPGSFSDMTFIKSTANTSYGAGTGGQVLIRNRPAKANEASVELYGGSYQLRGLSASGNIAGAKTASRISYAHHETDGYREQSAMRRDNLSWTSEFKISEKQQISANVLFTDMYYQTPGGLTLTEFQANPRSARPAAGIFPSATDAKAAIFQRNLTAGIGYKNKFNEVFSNSTTVYGSYNRIENSAVRNYEMRNEPHFGARTIFKLEKKWGSGNSIDWQNGAELQSGNFNIKVLGNRKGNADTLQTNDDVQTTVYTIFSQIVFDMANKWSYSAGLSYNKSRIDFERLSDRPVVNQPFSFSTELIPRLAISKAFGGDNSVGVLISKSFSPPTVAELLPSTGIINTSLGAEKGWNFELLGKINALPRFNIEASLFAFRLNNALVQRRDESGADYFTNAGSTRQNGAEFFTRYNYVRRNSFIETGWLTAAYTYSHFRYAEFEKEGNDFSGKVLPGVPSNTFSIWGDAYLRNGFYVIGSYYGASSIFLNDANTVSTRPYHLVTAKVGYITTIKKVQLNFYAGADNLLNQTYSLGNDINAVSGRYYNAAPRRNYYAGAAFSLTK, from the coding sequence TTGGCTGAGGATACTGTATTTGCAGAGGGCAGGTTTGAAAATGCCATGACTGCGACGGTGGTAAAAAGGCGGCTATTGGAGCCTCCCACTAACAAGGCTACCCTGCTTCATCTCGTCAACACCCTCCCCGGTGTGCGTATGGAAGAGCGCTCGCCCGGCAGTTACCGGCTTAATATGCGGGGAAGCTCGCTCAGATCTCCTTTTGGTGTAAGAAATATAAAGATTTACTGGAACGATATTCCCTTAACCGATCCGGGGGGTAATACTTATTTCAACCAGCTTGCACCGGGTAGTTTTTCTGATATGACTTTTATAAAAAGCACTGCCAACACCAGTTACGGTGCAGGAACCGGTGGGCAGGTACTGATCAGGAACAGGCCGGCAAAGGCCAATGAAGCGTCGGTGGAGTTGTATGGCGGGAGTTACCAGCTAAGGGGGCTCTCGGCCTCGGGTAATATTGCAGGAGCCAAAACTGCCTCAAGGATTAGTTATGCGCATCATGAAACAGATGGTTACCGGGAGCAATCTGCGATGCGCCGGGATAATCTTTCGTGGACCAGTGAATTTAAAATATCAGAAAAGCAACAAATAAGTGCCAATGTATTATTTACTGATATGTATTACCAAACGCCCGGGGGGCTCACGCTCACCGAGTTTCAGGCCAACCCCCGATCGGCGCGGCCGGCTGCGGGTATATTCCCATCGGCGACCGATGCAAAAGCTGCCATATTTCAACGAAACCTTACTGCCGGCATAGGGTATAAAAATAAATTCAATGAAGTGTTCTCTAACAGTACAACGGTGTACGGTTCCTACAACCGGATTGAAAATAGTGCTGTCAGGAATTACGAAATGCGCAACGAACCTCATTTCGGCGCGAGAACTATTTTTAAGCTGGAAAAGAAGTGGGGTAGCGGCAACAGCATCGATTGGCAGAACGGCGCTGAATTACAATCAGGAAATTTTAACATAAAAGTGCTGGGTAACAGAAAGGGGAATGCGGATACCCTGCAAACAAACGACGATGTGCAAACCACCGTTTACACTATATTTTCCCAAATCGTCTTTGATATGGCTAATAAGTGGAGTTATAGTGCCGGATTAAGCTATAATAAAAGCCGGATTGATTTCGAAAGACTGAGTGATCGTCCCGTTGTAAACCAGCCATTTTCTTTTAGCACTGAACTGATACCCCGGTTGGCTATTTCCAAAGCCTTTGGTGGTGATAATAGCGTCGGTGTATTGATCTCTAAATCATTTTCTCCTCCTACAGTAGCCGAACTACTGCCTTCTACCGGCATTATTAACACGTCGCTGGGGGCAGAAAAAGGATGGAACTTCGAATTGCTGGGCAAGATTAACGCGCTACCGCGATTCAACATCGAAGCAAGCCTCTTTGCTTTCAGATTGAACAATGCCCTGGTACAACGACGTGATGAATCAGGAGCCGATTATTTTACCAATGCAGGCAGTACCCGGCAAAACGGGGCAGAATTCTTCACCCGGTATAATTATGTTCGCCGCAACTCGTTTATTGAAACAGGCTGGCTCACAGCTGCATATACTTACAGTCATTTCAGATATGCCGAATTTGAGAAAGAGGGAAATGATTTTTCGGGTAAAGTACTGCCCGGTGTACCGTCTAATACATTTTCCATTTGGGGAGACGCTTATTTAAGAAATGGTTTTTACGTTATCGGATCTTATTATGGAGCATCCTCCATTTTTCTAAATGATGCAAATACAGTTAGTACCCGCCCTTATCATTTGGTGACAGCAAAAGTTGGATATATAACCACTATTAAAAAAGTTCAGTTGAATTTTTATGCCGGCGCAGATAACCTGCTTAATCAAACCTACAGCCTGGGTAATGACATTAATGCGGTTTCAGGCCGATACTACAATGCCGCTCCGCGCAGAAATTATTATGCGGGAGCGGCATTCTCACTAACGAAATAA
- a CDS encoding TM2 domain-containing protein — MDQQQLVRMFPDMEYDEMATIMQLTQNMTEQQQQTFLAIFQGKRRDRTLMLVLALLGFVGFAGIHRIITGDIGLGILYFFTAGLCFVGTIVDLINIKSITLTYNQKMAYEAANMAVATFR, encoded by the coding sequence ATGGACCAGCAACAACTTGTAAGAATGTTTCCTGATATGGAATACGACGAAATGGCGACGATCATGCAACTTACTCAAAATATGACCGAACAACAGCAACAAACCTTCCTGGCTATATTCCAGGGCAAAAGGAGGGACCGCACCTTAATGCTGGTGCTGGCACTTCTTGGATTCGTTGGCTTCGCCGGCATACACAGGATCATTACGGGTGATATCGGGCTTGGTATTTTATACTTTTTCACTGCAGGCCTTTGCTTTGTAGGAACCATAGTAGACCTTATCAATATTAAAAGCATTACCCTTACCTATAACCAGAAAATGGCATATGAGGCCGCTAATATGGCGGTTGCCACTTTCAGGTAA
- a CDS encoding DUF2752 domain-containing protein has translation MLRFLQKYSEVILWNGALILLGIMKVDSSASLCILKNLGFPWCPGCGLGHAIHYALHFDFQKSVQEHILGIPATLIIFYQSCKAIYTINKTNNYGPATTCKNVS, from the coding sequence ATGCTCAGGTTTTTACAAAAATATAGCGAGGTGATTCTTTGGAACGGTGCGTTGATACTGTTGGGGATCATGAAAGTAGACAGTTCTGCCTCACTTTGCATTTTAAAAAACCTGGGATTTCCCTGGTGCCCGGGCTGCGGACTCGGCCATGCCATCCATTATGCCCTGCATTTTGATTTTCAAAAGTCAGTACAGGAACATATTTTAGGTATTCCCGCTACCCTGATTATTTTTTATCAAAGCTGTAAAGCAATATATACAATCAACAAAACAAACAACTATGGACCAGCAACAACTTGTAAGAATGTTTCCTGA
- a CDS encoding ABC transporter permease yields MNKTFLIIQREFLTRVRKKTFIISTLLFPLLYLGLIFGTSYIGANSSTRLKIAVVDSSGKFTSAKIAEANETGKSNVLTLVKDDPKKLSENFETQGYDGYVVIPANIMVDKTPGNISVKSNRTLGAIPEVQSKLNNIWNDIKYEELGIDMQKRETLTGSRLNVSAENLKDKNSNGTFAMIIGYAAGFLVYFILLIYGSQVMMGVMEEKTNRIAEVMVSSVKPFQLMLGKIVGIALVALTQFLLWIAFVFIIFNVSKAAVVEANPAMGEMVQSAQKVFTSVNMGLLLTLFAFYFLSGFFFYSSIYAAVGSAVNEDVREAQSLSFPITLIIIFAIFMLTIAMKDPTSPVAVWTSIIPFTSPIVMMARVAYGVPGTVPYWQLALSMILLVASFLFMVWFAGKIYRTGILMYGKKPTWKEMIKWALRK; encoded by the coding sequence ATGAATAAAACATTTTTAATTATACAACGCGAGTTTCTAACCCGTGTACGGAAGAAAACCTTTATCATATCTACCCTGTTATTCCCGTTACTATACCTTGGGCTGATATTTGGAACCTCTTATATTGGTGCCAACTCGTCTACCAGACTTAAAATTGCCGTAGTTGACTCTTCAGGAAAATTTACATCCGCAAAAATTGCAGAAGCCAATGAGACCGGTAAATCCAATGTGCTCACACTGGTAAAAGATGACCCGAAGAAATTATCTGAGAACTTTGAGACACAGGGGTATGACGGCTATGTGGTTATTCCCGCCAATATCATGGTGGATAAAACTCCGGGAAATATCTCCGTTAAATCCAACCGGACCCTGGGCGCTATTCCGGAAGTACAGTCCAAACTCAACAATATCTGGAATGACATCAAGTACGAGGAATTAGGGATCGATATGCAGAAGCGCGAAACCCTGACTGGCAGTCGTTTAAATGTATCTGCTGAAAACCTGAAGGATAAGAATTCAAATGGCACTTTTGCGATGATCATCGGCTATGCTGCCGGCTTCCTGGTTTATTTTATTTTGCTGATCTATGGTTCCCAGGTAATGATGGGTGTAATGGAGGAAAAAACAAATCGCATTGCCGAGGTAATGGTGTCTTCTGTAAAACCTTTTCAGCTGATGCTAGGCAAAATTGTAGGAATTGCCCTGGTGGCCTTAACCCAGTTCCTCCTATGGATTGCTTTTGTATTTATCATCTTTAACGTGAGTAAGGCTGCTGTTGTTGAAGCTAACCCCGCAATGGGAGAAATGGTGCAGAGCGCTCAAAAAGTATTTACCAGCGTAAACATGGGACTACTGCTCACCTTATTTGCATTTTATTTTTTAAGCGGCTTTTTCTTCTACTCCTCCATTTACGCAGCAGTTGGAAGCGCGGTCAACGAAGACGTAAGGGAAGCGCAGTCACTGTCTTTTCCAATCACCCTTATTATCATTTTCGCAATTTTCATGCTCACAATAGCCATGAAAGACCCTACCAGCCCTGTAGCAGTTTGGACGAGTATTATTCCATTTACGTCGCCTATTGTTATGATGGCCCGTGTAGCATATGGCGTACCGGGTACCGTACCTTACTGGCAACTGGCATTAAGCATGATTTTACTGGTAGCCAGCTTTCTCTTTATGGTATGGTTCGCCGGTAAAATATACCGCACTGGTATATTAATGTATGGAAAGAAGCCTACCTGGAAAGAGATGATCAAATGGGCGCTTAGAAAGTAA